The DNA window tggctgaagggatgaccttgcccgataaattcctaaggtgcacgatcattgacaagctccctccaagttggaaggacttcaagagttatctcaagcacaagcgaaagcagatgacccttgaagacttgatcgtgaagttgcgcattgaggccgacgtgcgcaaaagtgatcaaaaggctaagggcttcaccccaaatgaagccaaagccaacctgttggagcggggcggtccctccaacaaacgccctcgcccaaaccgtccaaacgacaaagggaagggaaagcagccttcaaagaagtttgaaggcgactgctacaagtgtggcaaaccaggccactttgctaaagactgccgcagcaagaagaagaagccggcagcccacgtcgttgagaaggagttcaaggactgggatgagaacgacctcattgcagtggtcactgaagaggttaaccttgttgataacaagggaggctggtacatcgacaccggcgctactgctcatgtttgctccgacaggagcaagtttgcctcctacactgctgttgaagggaggaagatcaacatggggaatcaagcatcgtccgaagtcctcggcgttggcaacgtgattctcatgatgacgtctggcctaactatcactttgaaggatgtgctgcatgtcccggacatccgcaagaacctagtgtcaggatcaatactagttaataaagggtttaaacttgtatttgagtccgataggtttgtcttgtataagtttggaaaatccatcggaaaaggttatgtaaccgatgggcttttcaagcttagtgtagcaactcgaagtgttgcgaagccattggccaataagaataaagcatttacttcctcttatttgattgagtcttcaaatttgtggcattgtagattgggacatgtaaattcaaaagccattaaaagattagtaaacttagatttactaaaggctaatgaattggatatccaagataaatgtgaaatttgtcttgaagcaaaaatgactaagttgccgtttcactcggttgaacgaagcacaaaaccccttgaattaattcacacggatgtatgtgatttaaagatgttgcaaactagaggtggtaaaaagtactttatcactttcatagatgattgcacaagatattgctacatttatcttttaagaagcaaagatgaagcaatagaggcgttcaaaaattataagaacgaagttgagaatcaacttggttgtaaaatcaaaatgattcgaagcgatagaggaggcgaatatgtagccccgtttgaggagttatgcaacgcaagtggtataattcatcaaacaactgctccatattcaccacaatctaatggtgttgcagaacgcaagaatcgaactctaaaagagatgatgaatgcactgctactcagttcaggattaccacataacatgtggggggaagctgttttgacagcaaactatatcttgaataaaatccctctcaaaggaaaagatgttactccttatgagttgtggaagggaaggaagccatcctacaaatacctcaaagtgtgggggtgtttggcaaaggtgatggttcctccgcccaaagaagttacaatcggacctaagacggttgattgcatcttcattggatatgcacttaacagtagtgcatatcgatttgttgttcacaagtctgaaatatcgactatcacagtaggaacaacaattgagtcgaggaatgctgtatttctcgaaaatacctttccttgcaaagataaggaaaaagtatcaaccaattctgagacaagaattgaagaagccactagttctaaacaagtggaagaagaagccactagttctaaatcaacagatgcggaacctgaatcgcgcaagcgtgcaaggctcgatccaaaagatacagtactaagacgtggtaatagagtcagaacaccaaaaacttttggtcctgactacattgctttcatgttggatgaagaaccaacatcgataaaagtagcctttgctggcccagacgggctgcattggagagaagctgttcaaagcgaaattgattcaattttgctgaaccacacatgggtgttggttgatttgcccgaaggtgctaaacctttaggatgcaaatgggttcttaaaagaaagtttaaggccgatggaacagttgataagtataaagcccgattagtagtaaagggttttaaacaaaaagaaggacatgacttcttcgatacctattcacctgtaacaaggattacatctatccgggtgcttctcgctattgctgcattgcacaatctcgagattcatcaaatggatgtaaagaccgcgtttctgaatggtgaactagaagacgaaatctacatggaacaacccgaagggtttgtagtacctggacaagagaaaaaggtatgcaagctcgtgaaatccctatatggattgaaacaagcgccattgcaatggcacttgaagtttgataatgtgatgttatcaaatgggtttaaaatcaacgagtgcgacaaatgtgtctacatcaagagcactaataacggtcatgttatagtgtgtctctacgttgatgatatgttaatcttgggtagcaacactcaagtaattaacgatacaaaggccatgttaaagagaaactttgacatgaaagacatgggtctagccgatgtaattcttggaatgaagattctaagaacgaatgatggaatcatcttaacacaatcacattatgttgagaagatattgaataaattcaaagcctatgatggcgcgccggttaagactccaattgaactcgacgttcacttgagcaaaaacaaaggcgagcccgttgcacaagaagagtatgcacgggtcatcgggtgcattatgtacttgactaattgcactcgacctgacattgcttgtgccgtgaacaagttaagtcgttacacgagcaatccaagcaaagagcattggagagctcttgtgagggttttgagatatttaaaacacactcaaaatcttgggctacacttctcgagataccccccggtgcttgaagggtactgtgatgccaattggatatccgataatagagactcactttcaacaagtggatatgtctttactattgggggtggtgctgtatcgtggaaatccacaaaacagacctgtatagcccgatcaacaatggaatcggagttcattgccttggataaggctggtgaggaagccgagtggcttaagaacttccttgaagacattccatgttggtctaagccagtgccaccagtgctgattcactgcgatagccaagcggctattggaagggcaaacaatggtttctataacggtaagtctcgacatatacgtcgacgacataacaccgtgagacatttgatcacaacaggggtgattacaattgactatgtgaagtcaatagataatctagcggatccgctaaccaaagggttaaaccgtgatcaaatgaataagttgctagagggaatgggtttgaaatccacaaactaaagaattgtcatagtggtaacccaaccatgatgactggagatcccaagaacttggttcaaagggacaactaagttatgagagttcatggaaaaacactcaaactatatctattccctagagagcaatagagtgttggagaacttgcctcgtggtaaaggctaagtctatgacttttaatggttcttaaggatctcaaagagatggaattctcaaagagaccaagtatggcaaggtacttgactaagaatcacctacgtaagtgcgaagtgtggtcgcttcataaaaaacgcacttatgaatccaaagtggtgtccaagaccgcaatggacacaaaacgtgagaacggatgaggttgaggtgtttaagtgttaacaccattgtctcggtgcacgccgtgggggattagttcaaagcatcgcgctactaagccgcctgtgtatccgatggtgtcgactatggagggttcaaagtcaacaactacctatccttatgcttatatacctcgcgagggttgagcttgtgtctgcatgcatatgcattcggctatttccactcatgtgggggattgtaaaaatcatggattaaatatgcccggtcaatggattttgaccaaataataaatgtgacgagacatttaattttgtgaaattaaatgacatagcgtcgatctacattttacgtaggtaaatgtagtatattcactttctcaaatccgatttccggtgagtgagaaatagtggattaaagttgggcataattagcttttaattaaagcttggagatggagcttagggaataattaactagtgttaattatcccacattggaggattaacacatctttaatgtgtataaattaagtgactttatgttacttaataattatagtggaccaagatgggtgaaagagcccacacgcgcgcacacgcgcgcgccgccgccgccgcccgcccgagcccgagcccgtgcccgtgcacgtgctcgcgctcgcgctcgcgggccgcgggcctcgggcctcgatcccgatctcgatctcgatctcgatcttgatcttggacttggacttggatcttggcaattggtctttgggtggtctttgggcttggtgcttggcccaaactattctttttggaccaccgccgagtcagcaatccaagtggcttgacacgtcgtcaagcgaggcacagtcacggttgccacgtgagaaatccacacgctccacacacgggtggcacattacagccacacgcctgtaaccgacgtcggttacgtttttgccatgatgagccttcaatggctggttgaccctgcatggtggttggcctataaataggctagccataccactgcattaggacacacacctacaagcattctctgcataagctctctccctctccctgcattgtctttctgtcgaagctctgccctctcctccatcccgttcgccggagctctgctgattgcggtgctgcatcagaagagacgtagccgttttacctttggggacgacacgccaaaccgagagcactaccggggcgtatctcgtcttgcgggaagaggcctcctcgactcggctgtcatagcatactggtttagttgtttcattttcgttgtaacttcagttctttttttttgtattccttcttttgggttgtattacgcccggttttgttatcttgtaatcccagaaacaaACAGCAACCGAAAAAAGATATGATAACCACATTTACAACGAAACATAAAATCAACGAACATAAATAAGAATTAAACTAAAGCCCTAAATTGCCTAGTCAGCAGTTTTTGAGAATTCAAATATCTTACATTATCTGCTAAGAAATTTAATATTAGTGATGAGTGTTTACCAAATTTATAAGGATGGTGCATAAgattaggggtgggtaggtacggtataccttaccgaaaccaccatatcgtataccttaccgtaaattcggtatgcgaaaaaatcatatctttatcttaccaaaattttcggtataccgaacttcggtataccttattttcagtatggagaattttcataccgatatcgtacctcattttcggtatgtcgtaccaaagttcggtataccatacttttgcggtatatcttactttcaatatcaataaaaattgaatatttgagtttttagaatactatttatattttatagtaatttaaataatatacggggtattaaatactagtatattttattcgtattatattatatttcacaataaattttataattttaaaatatataaaatactttatatattattatattaatattttacagtatataccttaaattacggtatataccgaatttcggtatgccgcggtatataaaaattcatacctttaccttaccgaaatatttcagtaaggtatcataccgtaccgaaaatcacggtataccgaaaattcggtattttcggtatttttttggTACGATAAGACCGGTATTTCGacatttcggtatttttccccagccctacaTAAGATGGAAGAATCGTCATACCTAAGGAAAACTGATTCCCTTATATATTTAAGGAGACCCATTTGGGATAAGGgcatattttttagaatttaaatactccataaatagtaagtatgATGAAAGAAAACTCACCAACATAAATAACAGCCTTAAACTGTAGTTTTCCAAATTTAAATATGTTTTATATATGATGCATTAGTAGACAAGAACTAGAGAATTTAAAAGTGAAAATTAAATAGCCAAATTACTATGTATATCGATATCATCGCTATACCTTATGCGAACTAGGCGGCGGCAGTGGATCAAGAATTGGCGGCGGGGGATCTATGGTAATTTAGCGGCATTGAATTTTGTGTTAGTTAGTTTGAGGCCATTTGGGAGATATCCAAAAATAAATCCATGTGGACTTAACCTAAAGTGaccaatatcaaactaatgtgcaGTCGGCAATTCTAGCATTATAAttagagtttttttttgttagacaaataaatatataagttcAAAGAATGTCTCATGGAAGACTCAAATTACCACTCTACCGCTTGAGAacaggccatccgcaacgcatcCCTTAGTagtctcttatctcgtcccggagagacgagacggataagagacggcGTTGCAGCCTTCCGTCTCCATCCCGTCTCGAAGAGACGCCCGTCCCGGAGGGACAGCTCGcaagacgtctcgccacgcgcgttggtgacgtggcgagctccggttcgtccgtgacgcccactcgccggcccgcgagtggaggtcgtttttatccgaaaaaaatgtttttttttaaaaaattcaggaaaaattcaaaaattaaaaaaaaatcccaaaaaatatactagccgtttataggcatttttttgcaatttttttattttttaaaatttttttaaagcctccaatcacttctataaatatcaaatcattcccacaaattaatccactataaaaaaatatgtttttttatttaaattatgtatttttaattttttaggattttattaatgaggtttttaatttttttttataattttaagttgtaattttattttatttaatgaagtgtgtttttattaattgaatttattggaaataaaaataaaaaataaaattaaatgaatagttaaggatgagatgattaagagacggataaaaCATGAAGGGTTGCAGGTGCTGTTTCTttgttaagagatgaagtaaaaagtacagtagggtcatgaatagttaaaagatgagacggataagagacagcgttgcggatggcttatatataatattaatacatATGCCTGAACTTCGGCTAAAAAAACATGGATCTTAACCTTTGACTGTACTGAAATTGACTTGTCCGAATATTAAAACATTAATTAACAAGTCAAAGTCAAGAGTCATAAAAACAACTTGTAAAGGTTGGAAAAACACCAATAAAAATGGggataaaagagaaaaagaaaaggagaataatCAGTGCGTCTTTGACAAACAATTAATATAGAGAGAAGTggttgtaaataaaatacatatacCAAATTTCAACCTCACTTGCTTCTTCCCCTTCACTTGATAGTTCAGTTTACAATATCTTCTCTCCCTCTCAGTGTTGCTAAAACGCGTTATAAATTTTCGCCATTTTTGTATCTTCATCAAAATCAATCCACCCTCTGTTTATGTCCATTTCTGCGCATGATTATACAAGTATTTGTTGCTGATCATCGAGAGAATGATACCTTCAATTCACTGCAAAAACATCTACATTCTCTGATTCTTCTCTTGCACAACTCTCTTCAAAAACCTTGATTCTCCCATCAATAAAAGATTGAATCTTTGCTCTCCGATCAAGAACCACGGATGGCAAACATCACGGAAGCTGAACGCCACATCGTTGCTGCGTCGTATCACCTGCTGAAGGCCCTTCAAGCAACAAGGGTCATAGGCAACGATGCCGGGGGGATTCTAGATGAGCTCGGACTCCGTTTGTCCACGGTGATCAAGATCAATGAGGATCAGGCAGAGGCAGAGAACATCAAAGAAATCGAGACGAGGCTCATCTCGTCCCACCAAACCATCACGTCTCTGCACTTGAGCTATTCGAGGATCTGGGCTTCCGGGCCGGTGATAATCTTGGAATACTTGCAAACGGTCCGCGAGGTGCAGGGATTGACCGAGTCTCTCGAGGGTATGGTGCTGAATCGGACGAGTAAGGGGGTTCTTGATCAAGCAAAAACTACTCTGTATATGGCTATGGACAGGCTCCAGAATGAGCTGATCCACATACTTGTGCAGAACAGGCAGTGCTTCGAGCACGAGTACGCGTCCTCGCTCCCGGTTTTCGAAGTGTATCCGATATACGAGGAGTCTGTCATCTCCAATGACGATGATTCGGCCGAGGATGCGTCTCTCAAGGGACGTAGCAGCTCGGAGACCGAAGATTGCGCGATGGATCTGATCCACCCGGACGTTGTCCCTCAAATCAAGTCCATCGCGGATACGATGTTCTCCTCGGGCTATGCTCCAGAGTTCTGCTTGGCCTTCACCGCCTTCTGGAAGGATGTATTCGCGGAGCACTCGATGATCCTTTACATGGAGCAGCTCAGCATCGAAGACGTGAAGCAGATGGAGTGGAAGCACATGAACTCGAGGATAAGGAAATGGCGCGTGGCAATGAGGAGAATCATCGGCGTCTATCTTGGCAGTGCAAAACGGCTGTTTGACCAAGTTCTCGGAGAATATGGCCATGTCAGCTCAGCTTGCTTGCTCGAGGCTTCAAGGGGGCCTCTCTTCTGTCTCTTGAATTTCGGCCATGCTGTTTTGATTGGACCCCACAATCCCGAATGGCTCTTCTGCTTGCTCGATATGTACGAGGTTTTAGCTGATCTCATGCCGGATTTGGATGCTCTGTTCCCACAAGAGACGGAGTTGTTAATCAGGATCGAGTTCCACGAGCTTCTGTTGCAACTAGGAGAATCGGTTAGAACCATTCTCGAGGAGCTCGGAAATCGCATTACAACATGCACTTCCACCACCCCTTTCCAAAATGGAGGGATTCACCACTTAACAAAGTACCTCGTCAACTACATCTTGTGCTTCGCTGAATACGAAGATACGCTTCATTTGCTTCTTCAAGATGAAGAGCACGGCCGAGAGCATGGAGATGAAGAGCGGAGCACAGTTGCCCGAGTGGATCCCAATCCCTCCTGTGCCTTGGCAACGTACCTGCAGTCACTCACATCGATTTTAGAAGCAGCCTTAGACAAGAAATCGAGTTTATACAGAGATTCTTCACTGAAGCATATTTTTTTGATGAACAATATCCACTATATGGTTGAGAAGATCAAGAATTCTAAAATCTGCCCATACTTTGGGGATGATTGGATCAGAAAACACATTGTGATGTTCCGGCAGCATGCAGTGTACTACCAAAGAACGACGTGGAGCTCTTTGCTAACCTTTCTTCGTGATGATGGGAAAACCGGGAAGGCAGCTCTAAAGGCGAGATGCCAAGAGTTCAACGCTGCTTTTGAGGATCTGTACAAGAGCCAGACAAGATGGGTTGTCCCGGATCCTCAACTCCGTGAAGATGTGACAATAGCATCTTCCAAGACGGTTATCCAAGTGTATCGCAACTTTGTCAATAAGATCATCAATTCTATTGGAGAAAAGCACATCAAGTACACCGAACAGGAGTTGGGAATGTACGTCATGGATCTTCTTGAAGGATCATCGAAGTCACTGAGCCATTCTTGGAAGAGGTGACATGGATGGCTTCAAATGCTTACATTCTTCCTAGTTTTAACAAATCTTTTGTCTGTTGTTCTGTAGTATGCATGTCGTCTCGACAGCTAACATTCTGAATTTTGTAACGCTAGCTGTACATTATACGTGTTAACGCCCTTCCATATGTTGTACAATCATATTTTATCGACAAAAGATTTGTAGGGAAATAACAGCATAGAATTACCATCATGAGCTTACTCTCGATATGCTTCTGAATGAGATGGCCTTCTGACTATCATTCTGCTCCATCGACAATCAAATTATTTGTCGTGTGTTAAAAAACAGAATTCGTCAAAATAAATGGGTGAAGAATCTCTCACTCTTCCAACGTAGCAGAGAAACCATCAGAATCAAATCTACATACCTGAAAACATCAATCAATTGACCATTTCCTTGCAGTATCAAGTTACAAGTCCAAGGTGAGATGTATTAGAATGTTTATTAACATCTAAACATCATTCTTAAAGCAAGCATAAGTTCCAAAGTTTTCATCCTAGTTAATTCAAATTTTGTTCCTGCACCATTCTGTAACTTCATCCCGTTCATCGCCATGTCACAGTTATCAGCCTTCTGCAATATTAGGATTCAATAAAGAAAAAGAGCCAATATAGCAAGAGTAGACAGTTATGAAATATCCCTTCAACTAAAGAGTTTAGAAAAGCACCGTACCATTTCTAGAAGCAATTCCACTGGTCCTCCTGCTTTTTGGAGCACGTCATACAAAAGCTACTATATTCAATGTATGTCAAACTAATTCATGGATGAGAGTGGTCTAGCTTTTCCTGATTCTGGCGACCTTGTCCTAGATTGATCGTTTCATTTCAATGTCGAGGAAGTATAGCATGGAACTCACAACCATTAAAGTCAGAACATTATGCTACTAATTCGAACGTCACCATATGTTTCCTCATACCATATATCAATTATATAGCAAGGGTGAGGAATTAAATGTTATACGGTATTACTAAGATATTTATCACCATATAATTTGATAAGACAATGTCACGGGACCATAAAACTTCTTGCACCTCAGCTCTCTGGCAACAGAACTGGTCATTTATAATGACAAAACCCAAGTATAACTCGTACCTAAATATGCTATGTGCATATGGTACTAttttaacacaaattttcatatagCAACTGTACTTCATTGTCAGGAACATGTATTCTTCAACACCAGCAAAATAAACAAGAGAAATGGTTCGGGTATTCGGAAAGTACAGTGCACCTTACCACCTTCAGAA is part of the Salvia splendens isolate huo1 chromosome 22, SspV2, whole genome shotgun sequence genome and encodes:
- the LOC121786904 gene encoding exocyst complex component EXO70E2-like, translated to MANITEAERHIVAASYHLLKALQATRVIGNDAGGILDELGLRLSTVIKINEDQAEAENIKEIETRLISSHQTITSLHLSYSRIWASGPVIILEYLQTVREVQGLTESLEGMVLNRTSKGVLDQAKTTLYMAMDRLQNELIHILVQNRQCFEHEYASSLPVFEVYPIYEESVISNDDDSAEDASLKGRSSSETEDCAMDLIHPDVVPQIKSIADTMFSSGYAPEFCLAFTAFWKDVFAEHSMILYMEQLSIEDVKQMEWKHMNSRIRKWRVAMRRIIGVYLGSAKRLFDQVLGEYGHVSSACLLEASRGPLFCLLNFGHAVLIGPHNPEWLFCLLDMYEVLADLMPDLDALFPQETELLIRIEFHELLLQLGESVRTILEELGNRITTCTSTTPFQNGGIHHLTKYLVNYILCFAEYEDTLHLLLQDEEHGREHGDEERSTVARVDPNPSCALATYLQSLTSILEAALDKKSSLYRDSSLKHIFLMNNIHYMVEKIKNSKICPYFGDDWIRKHIVMFRQHAVYYQRTTWSSLLTFLRDDGKTGKAALKARCQEFNAAFEDLYKSQTRWVVPDPQLREDVTIASSKTVIQVYRNFVNKIINSIGEKHIKYTEQELGMYVMDLLEGSSKSLSHSWKR